In a genomic window of Streptomyces noursei ATCC 11455:
- a CDS encoding alpha/beta fold hydrolase, giving the protein MFFEGHDGTRLWYEEYGEGEPLVFVSSAMLFTDMWEYQIPYFVERGYRCIAFDRRGHGRSDRPSGGYDTASTSDDLAALLEHLDLTGATLIGHSLGGAEVACYLARHGSGRVRRAAFVAATLPFMKQTEDNPEGLPEAAFEQSMDMLRNDRPRWMAHQAQVFFATHLGNDVHPLLIDFTLQQTMSCAPYATLQVQQAVFHTDHRAGLRTIDIPTLVVHGAADFSAPIDVTGRRTAELIPGADYKEYPDAGHGLYASHHARLNADLLAFLKS; this is encoded by the coding sequence ATGTTCTTCGAAGGCCACGACGGGACCCGGCTCTGGTACGAGGAGTACGGCGAGGGCGAGCCGCTGGTGTTCGTGTCGAGCGCGATGCTCTTCACCGACATGTGGGAGTACCAGATCCCCTACTTCGTGGAGCGCGGCTACCGCTGCATCGCGTTCGACCGGCGCGGGCACGGCCGCTCGGACCGGCCCTCCGGCGGCTACGACACCGCGTCGACCTCGGACGACCTGGCCGCCCTGCTGGAGCACCTCGACCTGACCGGGGCGACCCTGATCGGGCACTCGCTGGGCGGCGCGGAGGTCGCCTGCTATCTGGCCCGGCACGGTTCCGGGCGGGTGCGCCGGGCCGCGTTCGTCGCGGCGACCCTGCCGTTCATGAAGCAGACCGAGGACAACCCCGAGGGGCTGCCGGAGGCCGCGTTCGAGCAGTCGATGGACATGCTGCGGAACGACCGGCCCCGGTGGATGGCACATCAGGCGCAGGTCTTCTTCGCCACCCACCTGGGCAACGACGTCCACCCGCTGCTGATCGACTTCACCCTCCAGCAGACGATGTCGTGCGCGCCGTACGCCACCCTCCAGGTGCAGCAGGCGGTCTTCCACACCGACCACCGGGCGGGGCTGCGCACGATCGACATCCCGACCCTGGTCGTCCACGGCGCGGCCGACTTCTCCGCGCCGATCGACGTCACCGGCCGGCGGACCGCCGAACTGATCCCGGGCGCCGACTACAAGGAGTACCCGGACGCCGGCCACGGCCTCTACGCCAGCCACCACGCCCGGCTCAACGCGGATCTGCTGGCGTTCCTCAAGAGCTGA
- a CDS encoding geranylgeranyl reductase family protein yields MSRYRLPGENAVTESASVTESVTTPRSEHSADVIVVGAGPAGSATAYHLAKSGLDVLLLEKTAFPREKVCGDGLTPRATKQLIAMGIDISEEAGWLRNKGLRIIGGGSRLQLDWPDLASFPDYGLVRKRDDFDEQLARQAQKAGARLHERCNVGAPIVNELTGHITGVHAKLGEEKTPVTFHAPIVVAADGNSTRLSLAMGLHRREDRPMGVAVRTYFTSPRHDDDYLESWLELWDRRGAQDRLLPGYGWIFGMGDGTSNVGLGILNSSSAFRELDWREILKAWCASMPADWGYTPENMTGPIRGAALPMAFNRQPHYTKGLLLVGDAGGLVNPFNGEGIAYAMESGAIAAEVIVQAQARATYAQRELALHRYPKILKDTYGGYYSLGRAFVKLIGNPKVMQIATQRGLTHPLLMRFTLKMLANLTDPTGGDAMDRIINGLSKVAPKA; encoded by the coding sequence ATATCCAGATATCGACTTCCGGGAGAAAATGCCGTGACCGAGTCCGCGTCCGTGACCGAGTCCGTGACCACACCCCGATCGGAGCACAGCGCGGATGTGATCGTCGTCGGTGCCGGGCCGGCCGGCTCGGCCACCGCCTACCACCTCGCCAAGTCCGGTCTGGACGTACTGCTGCTGGAGAAGACCGCGTTCCCGCGCGAGAAGGTCTGCGGCGACGGGCTCACCCCGCGCGCCACCAAGCAGCTGATCGCGATGGGCATCGACATCTCCGAAGAGGCCGGCTGGCTGCGCAACAAGGGCCTGCGCATCATCGGCGGCGGCTCCCGGCTCCAGCTCGATTGGCCGGATCTCGCCTCCTTCCCGGACTACGGCCTGGTCCGCAAGCGCGACGATTTCGACGAGCAGTTGGCCCGGCAGGCGCAGAAGGCCGGCGCCCGGCTCCACGAGCGGTGCAACGTGGGCGCCCCGATCGTGAACGAGCTGACCGGCCACATCACCGGCGTGCACGCCAAGCTCGGCGAGGAGAAGACGCCGGTGACCTTCCACGCCCCGATCGTGGTCGCCGCCGACGGCAACTCCACCCGGCTGTCGCTGGCGATGGGGCTGCACCGGCGCGAGGACCGGCCGATGGGCGTCGCGGTGCGGACGTACTTCACCTCGCCGCGGCACGACGACGACTACCTGGAGTCCTGGCTGGAGCTGTGGGACCGCCGGGGCGCCCAGGACCGGCTGCTGCCGGGCTACGGCTGGATCTTCGGCATGGGCGACGGCACGAGCAACGTCGGCCTCGGGATCCTCAACTCCAGCTCCGCTTTCCGGGAGCTGGACTGGCGGGAGATCCTCAAGGCGTGGTGCGCGTCGATGCCCGCCGACTGGGGCTACACCCCGGAGAACATGACCGGCCCGATCCGCGGCGCGGCCCTGCCGATGGCCTTCAACCGCCAGCCGCACTACACCAAGGGCCTCCTCCTGGTCGGCGACGCCGGCGGGCTGGTGAACCCGTTCAACGGCGAGGGCATCGCGTACGCGATGGAGTCCGGTGCGATCGCGGCCGAGGTGATCGTCCAGGCACAGGCCCGAGCCACCTACGCGCAGCGCGAGTTGGCGCTGCACCGCTACCCGAAGATCCTCAAGGACACCTACGGCGGCTACTACTCCCTGGGCCGGGCGTTCGTGAAGCTGATCGGCAACCCCAAGGTGATGCAGATCGCCACCCAGCGCGGTCTGACCCACCCGCTGCTGATGCGCTTCACGCTCAAGATGCTCGCCAACCTCACCGACCCGACGGGCGGCGACGCGATGGACCGGATCATCAACGGGCTGAGCAAGGTCGCGCCGAAGGCGTGA
- a CDS encoding NuoB/complex I 20 kDa subunit family protein, translating to MGLEEKLPSGFLLTTVEQAAGWVRKSSVFPATFGLACCAIEMMTTGAGRYDLARFGMEVFRGSPRQADLMIVAGRVSQKMAPVLRQVYDQMPDPKWVISMGVCASSGGMFNNYAIVQGVDHIVPVDIYLPGCPPRPEMLMDAILKLHKKIQTGKLGVNAVRAAHEEEAAALKALPLIEMDRSARKPSLSEKKGLLR from the coding sequence ATGGGACTGGAAGAGAAGCTGCCCAGCGGCTTTTTGCTGACCACTGTCGAGCAGGCCGCGGGCTGGGTGCGCAAGTCGTCGGTCTTCCCCGCGACCTTCGGGCTGGCCTGCTGCGCCATCGAGATGATGACCACCGGCGCCGGGCGCTACGACCTGGCCCGCTTCGGCATGGAGGTCTTCCGCGGCTCCCCCCGGCAGGCCGACCTGATGATCGTGGCCGGCCGGGTGAGCCAGAAGATGGCGCCGGTGCTGCGGCAGGTCTACGACCAGATGCCGGACCCGAAGTGGGTGATCTCCATGGGGGTTTGCGCCTCCTCGGGCGGCATGTTCAACAACTACGCGATCGTGCAGGGCGTCGACCACATCGTCCCCGTCGACATCTATCTGCCGGGCTGCCCGCCGCGCCCCGAGATGCTCATGGACGCCATCCTCAAGCTCCACAAGAAGATCCAGACCGGCAAGCTCGGCGTCAACGCGGTGCGGGCGGCCCACGAGGAGGAGGCGGCGGCCCTCAAGGCGCTGCCGCTGATCGAGATGGACCGCTCCGCCCGGAAACCCTCCCTGTCGGAGAAGAAGGGGCTGCTGCGGTGA
- a CDS encoding C40 family peptidase, with protein MSPNALIPSHRKPRRSASSRALRAGVTGGFLTLAVTGATVPANAVDKPVSETQEMPTITTALATSAAKSADAAQQAAFNYERQALQDAAAAQADKAADKAKAAAEKKAKAEAEAKKAAEEAAKAKEAAQTRASRSDARSTLSAVSTGSGSGSVSTLVSFLKAQLGKAYVLGSSGPSSYDCSGLTQAAFSQIGIDLPRVSQSQSTTGTQVGLGNLQVGDILYWGSAGSAYHVAVYVGNGNFIGAQNPSTGIVERPLSYDMPTGAVRVL; from the coding sequence ATGTCCCCGAACGCACTCATACCCAGCCACCGGAAGCCCCGCCGCTCCGCGTCCTCGCGGGCCCTGCGTGCGGGCGTGACCGGTGGCTTCCTCACGCTCGCGGTGACCGGCGCGACCGTGCCGGCCAATGCCGTCGACAAGCCCGTCTCCGAAACCCAGGAGATGCCCACCATCACGACGGCACTGGCCACCAGCGCCGCCAAGAGCGCCGACGCCGCACAGCAGGCCGCGTTCAACTACGAGCGGCAGGCGCTCCAGGACGCGGCGGCCGCCCAGGCCGACAAGGCCGCGGACAAGGCGAAGGCCGCCGCCGAGAAGAAGGCCAAGGCCGAGGCCGAGGCGAAGAAGGCCGCCGAAGAGGCCGCCAAGGCCAAGGAAGCCGCGCAGACCCGCGCCTCCCGCTCGGACGCGCGCAGCACCCTCTCCGCCGTCTCCACCGGCAGCGGCAGCGGCAGCGTCTCCACCCTCGTCTCCTTCCTGAAGGCGCAGCTCGGCAAGGCGTACGTGCTCGGCTCCAGCGGCCCGTCCTCGTACGACTGCTCCGGCCTGACCCAGGCCGCGTTCTCCCAGATCGGCATCGACCTGCCGCGCGTCTCGCAGAGCCAGTCGACCACCGGCACCCAGGTCGGCCTCGGCAACCTCCAGGTCGGCGACATCCTGTACTGGGGCAGCGCGGGCAGCGCCTACCACGTCGCCGTCTACGTCGGGAACGGCAACTTCATCGGCGCCCAGAACCCGAGCACCGGCATCGTCGAGCGGCCGCTCAGCTACGACATGCCCACCGGCGCGGTGCGCGTCCTGTAA
- a CDS encoding NADH-quinone oxidoreductase subunit A yields the protein MNAYAPILVLGALGAGFAIFSVVMATLIGPRRYNRAKLEAYECGIEPTPHPSGGGRFPIKYYLTAMLFIVFDIEIVFLYPWAVSFDALGLFGLVEMLLFALTVFVAYAYVWRRGGLEWD from the coding sequence GTGAACGCTTACGCGCCCATCCTCGTACTGGGAGCCCTCGGGGCAGGCTTTGCGATCTTCTCCGTGGTCATGGCCACGCTCATCGGCCCCAGGCGCTACAACCGGGCCAAGCTCGAAGCGTACGAATGCGGAATCGAGCCGACGCCGCACCCGTCAGGCGGCGGTCGCTTCCCGATCAAGTACTACCTGACGGCGATGCTCTTCATCGTCTTCGACATCGAGATCGTCTTCCTCTATCCCTGGGCGGTCAGTTTCGACGCCCTGGGGCTGTTCGGGCTCGTCGAGATGCTCCTCTTCGCGCTCACCGTCTTCGTCGCCTACGCCTATGTCTGGCGTCGCGGCGGCCTGGAATGGGACTAG
- a CDS encoding carboxymuconolactone decarboxylase family protein codes for MEARMKNPAVVIPEAMQPLLDVMKATRTGGVAEETLELVHLRASQINGCSFCVDGGAKSARKAGVGDDKLFAVAAWREAPYFSDEERAALALTEAATRLADSSDPVPDAVWDAAADHFDEKQLAALVLTIGITNLFNRLNATTRQPAGAGW; via the coding sequence ATGGAAGCACGTATGAAGAACCCCGCGGTGGTCATTCCGGAGGCCATGCAGCCGCTCCTGGACGTGATGAAGGCGACCCGCACGGGCGGGGTGGCGGAGGAGACGCTGGAGCTGGTGCACCTGCGGGCCAGCCAGATCAACGGCTGCAGCTTCTGCGTCGACGGCGGGGCCAAGAGCGCCCGCAAGGCGGGGGTCGGCGACGACAAGCTGTTCGCGGTGGCGGCCTGGCGGGAGGCGCCGTACTTCAGTGACGAGGAGCGGGCCGCGCTCGCGCTCACCGAGGCCGCGACCCGGCTCGCGGACAGCTCCGACCCGGTGCCGGACGCCGTCTGGGACGCCGCCGCCGACCACTTCGACGAGAAGCAGCTGGCGGCGCTCGTCCTGACGATCGGCATCACCAACCTGTTCAACCGGCTCAACGCCACCACCCGGCAGCCGGCGGGCGCGGGCTGGTAG
- a CDS encoding ATP nucleotide 3'-pyrophosphokinase, with the protein MNPHPTARRTVTRAALAAALATALGMGAMPSATAAPAGPGSAPAPAVPAGRARAADPDGGWSRDGLHLDAADNEKVDAFLARARRAERSLSPQLRTVALFSHATVVGFDQRLKSPDSLKRKVATALRQAPGQRVESSLAQINDAVRYTLQWPTGQYTHGVTAAAGLLSSWGDDNTRWSNTWGRAKGYKAVNSAWRAPRSGQVFEVQFHTPQSKTAQVETHKLYEEQRLPGTPPERVRALQAQQDAIFAAVPVPAGAERLTGPARRTPVPVSS; encoded by the coding sequence ATGAACCCGCACCCCACCGCCCGCCGCACCGTCACCCGGGCCGCGCTCGCCGCCGCCCTGGCCACCGCCCTCGGCATGGGCGCGATGCCCTCCGCCACCGCCGCCCCGGCCGGTCCCGGCTCCGCGCCCGCCCCGGCGGTTCCGGCCGGCCGGGCCCGCGCCGCCGACCCCGACGGCGGCTGGAGCCGGGACGGGCTGCACCTAGACGCCGCCGACAACGAGAAGGTCGACGCGTTCCTGGCCCGCGCCCGCCGGGCGGAACGCTCCCTCAGCCCCCAGCTCCGCACCGTCGCACTGTTCAGCCACGCCACCGTCGTCGGCTTCGACCAGCGGCTCAAGTCCCCCGACTCGCTCAAGCGGAAGGTCGCCACCGCGCTGCGGCAGGCCCCCGGGCAGCGCGTCGAGAGCTCCCTCGCCCAGATCAACGACGCGGTCCGCTACACCCTCCAGTGGCCCACCGGCCAGTACACCCACGGCGTCACCGCGGCCGCCGGCCTGCTCTCCTCCTGGGGCGACGACAACACCCGGTGGTCCAACACCTGGGGTCGCGCCAAGGGCTACAAGGCCGTCAACTCCGCCTGGCGCGCCCCCCGCTCGGGCCAGGTCTTCGAGGTCCAGTTCCACACCCCGCAGAGCAAGACCGCCCAGGTCGAGACCCACAAGCTCTACGAGGAGCAGCGGCTGCCGGGCACCCCGCCGGAGCGGGTGCGCGCGCTCCAGGCGCAGCAGGACGCGATCTTCGCGGCCGTGCCGGTGCCGGCCGGGGCCGAGCGGCTGACCGGCCCGGCGCGGCGCACCCCGGTGCCGGTCAGCTCTTGA